The Allorhodopirellula heiligendammensis genomic interval TCCCCACAGGCCGCTTGCCCGCATCGATAAATTGATAGAGCTGACGATCGGTTTCTTCGCTGCCCTTGCCCGTCAAAATCTCTAAGTGCTCAAGAGTAGGCGTATCAATGGGCGCGAATCCAAAACTGCGAAACGTCTGACGGGCAGTTTCCATGATTCGCTCACGAGGGATCATGGCGGCGGGGAGATAGTCGCGGAACCCTTTGAGCGTCCGAGGTTGAATGAGAGGCATGGGAGAGCGGGAGACGGGAAACAGGGAGACGGGAGACAGGGATAGGCAGCAGCCTATGTCACGGGAGCGAATTTCGGTAGGGAAGGTTCTTAGAGTTCTTCGTCAACAAAAATAATATGCCGGAAATAATGCTGGGATTCGAAGCTCGCACCGAGGGCTCCAATCATCAACCCTAGCGACGCCGCGAAGACTGCCATCTGCGGTCGGTGGGACCAGGTCAAGTCTTTGGGGGCAGAGATCGAGGAGGCTGCCCAGTCTGCGATCAAGGCACTCGGGAATAAGAAGAATGAGAGTACCATCCCGACCACAAATAGTGCCGCCCAGGTGGTCGCCATGCCGACGAAAACAATTCCCATCGCTGAGACTGAGGTCACGATTGCTTGCTCGGAACGCCGCGTGCCCCGTCGTACCAATAGTTGCTGACGCAGCACAACGTAAAACGTCGTCGCCAGTAGCGACACAAATAGCAGCGTCGGCAGCCGAACACTGCCTTGACCTAAAGCCAGATCCCAGGCCTCGGCTGTCATGAAAAGAATGGCGAGTGTTGAGAACGATGCAATGGTCAGGCGACTCAGTCGTTTGGGAAATTCCCAGGGTCGGGCCGCCCAGATCGCTTGGGTGATTTCTTTGCGATTGATCCATGCCGCACGCAGCGCGAACATGGGCTTGGTGAGTCCTCGTCCGGCACCTTCCTCCAAGCGTTGATCGGCAATCTCGGCCAAGGCCATGCGCTGTCGCTCGACGCTCTCGGTACCCATTCCTGCCATCAAATCGAGCGCCCCCGCGTGGGGCGGATGATACATCAGATCGTTCGGATGACTGCTTTGGGGGAGGCCGCTCAAGTGACCGATGCTGTGCAGAATCAACCGGCTGAGTCGGCGGGCGATGCGTTCGACCCGTTCGTCCCGATTTGCTTCGACACCCAGGGCCATCGGATCAATGAGCGACATCGATAGCACGGCTGCGTCGAGTGGTCGACTCAGAGCCGCGAAACAGAATGAGGAATAGTTGCCGACGAGTTCAGATGCGGTCAACATGATCGCGAAATCCCAGTGGCGCGAATCACGTTCCTCCACCGCCTGTTGGAGCAGCACGCTCGGTTCAACGCGTCCATTGCCAGCGATGCTGCCGCCCGTCATTTCAGGTCGCCTGATCTCAAAGAAATCGAAGCGGAATTCCTCAAACAGTTCGGACAAGCGTTGGTCGGCCTGTTCGACCGCCATCCGGGCCGCTCGCGCATCGACAAAGTCCAGCGGTCCGGCGACCATCACGCCGATCGCAATGAGCGATTTTGGCGAACCGGGGGAGGGCATGTCCGACGACAGATTCAGTAGTCAATCCGTTCGTTTTCGGCGTTGAATCGAGCGTCGAAATCGATTTGATTGAGATATTCTTTCAGAGCCACCACTTCGCGTGGGTCGAGTTTGTCTTTGATCGAGTCTACCGCTTCCGAGATCAAGGTGAGCATTTTAGAGACCCGCAAGTAATCAAAGCGATCGTAGGTCTCACCAGGGCTGCCGCGTTTCGCCAAAGCCTCTTCGATGGGCTTGCGATATGGGGCGAGTTCTTTGGCATCGAGTGGTTTGGGCCAATACAGTTCGCCGGTGGCGGGATGGATCTGCGACTTGGAAAGCCGCTTGTTCGTGGTGTGTTCCGTAGCGGCTTTGTAGTTCGCGACGCCCTCAGCGGTCTTCTTTTTTAATTCGGCTTCGCGGAACGCTTTGTTGTTGTAGTACCCTTCGAGATTCTCTTGTCGGAACTTCAGTCGCTCCTGCAGGGCTTTTTGCAACTGGACTGCTGACATGGAACGCAACAGTGATCCTTGACCCAGACCGACCGCAAGGTCAGCGGCGCCTCGCAGTTCGTCACCGGCAACTGTGGAGCCGCCCCGGTTTCCATTGCCATAAATCTCGACCTGGGCGGGTAAACTTGCTGGTGCCAGCAACGTGGGAATTGCCAAGAACGCAGCGATCGCGATGTGGTGACGGTTCATTTTCGAGACCTAGGTTGAGAATTTTGGGCGTTGCTCGTCGCTCCAACATCGGTGCTGGAAGTCGATTACGATGGCTCTGAGAACGCATCAATTTTAGCAGAATTCGCATAAAAGTCGATATCTTACTCCGTGCAAAGGCACTTTGCACGTATTGTCTGCTGATCCGCTCGCATTTCATTTGTCTACACTTGGACACCCTGCAAATTGGACCTTCGAAGTGTCATGTCGCTCGCTGCGATGATCCCCGCCGACCCGGAGGGATGGTTTGCCCATCTGACGATGGAAGTGCGGGCCGTGTTACTGGCCGTTTTCCTGCTGTTGGCCCTATCGAGTATCGTGTCGATCGGGTTGGTGTGGTCACGGCCGCAGCATGATTATCGCGAGTTAAGGTCGCGGGTGCGGACATGGTGGGTGATTGCGGGGTTGGTCGCCGGTGCGATGCTCCTGTCACCATTGGCGGCTATCTGGTTTTTTGCCTTTGTCAGTTTCCTGGCCCTGAAAGAATACCTGTCGCTGATTCCGAGTCGTCGGGCCGACCGCCGTGTTTTATTTTGGGCATATGTCTCGATCCCCATTCAGTATGGCTGGATCAGCGGACAGTGGTACGGCATGTTCATCGTCTTCGTACCCATCTATTTGTTCATGTGGCTGCCAACACGGATGGTCATGATCGGAGAGATGCCAGGCTTCCTCCGTGCCGTGGGGACATTGCAGTGGGGGGTAATGGGGACGGTTTTTTTCCTCTCGCACGCCGCCTTCCTGCTGGTGATGCCAGTGGGCGAACATCCGCGAGTCGCCCCGGTCTGGCCGAGCACGCATACAGCGATCTCTGCAGGACCCGGATTATTGTTGCTGTTGCTGATTCTGACGCAGTGCAATGAGGTCGGCCAATTTCTGGTAGGGAAATCGATCGGCCAACGAAAAATCGCCCCTGCGGTTTGTCCCACAACGACCTGGGCCGGGTTCGTCGGTGGCCTGCTCATCACGGTCTTGATTTCCGCCGCACTCGGTCCCTGGATGACAATGCTCGACCTGGAGCGGTCACTGATCGCTGGTCTGGTGGTGGCCATTGCAGGCTTGTTTGGGAATTTAAACGTCTCCGCCCTCGAGCGTGATCTCGGCGTCAAAGAGGCTGGGTCGATGTTGCCCGGCCATGGCGGCGTGCTCGATCGAATCGATAGTTTGATTTTTACAGCACCCGTATTCTTCCATTTTGTGTGGTACTGCTATGGATGATTTACGTCGCGCAGATCACGACAGTGCAGCCGAGGCGGACGCGGATGCCGACGTCTCTTCAGTTGATCCCGCCATCCTTGCAGGCATCGTGGCCAAGGGCCCCCAACCTGTATTGCGGTATCTATTCTTTTTGATCGTAGTACGCCCCGTGATGTTGGTGATCATGGGGATGAATGTTCGCGGGCAAGAACGCTTGGCCGAACGAGGTCCAATGCTCGTTGTGGCAAATCACAACAGTCACCTCGATACATTTGCTCTCATGACATTGTTCCCCATGAATGAACTGCATCGTGTGCGCCCTGTCGCGGCGGCAGATTATTTCTTGCGCACGCGGTGGTTCGCATGGTTTTCGATTCGTGTTCTGGGGATCATCCCGATCGACCGTGACGTGCGACGCGGCCGCGGGCATCCGCTTGACCCGATCAGCGAGCAACTGAATCAGGGAGCGATCGTATTGCTGTTCCCGGAAGGCACCCGCGGCGAGCCTGAGCAGCGTGAGCCATTCCAGCGTGGCATTGCCCACCTCGCACGACGTCATCCCGACGTGCCGATCGTGCCCGTGTTCATGTACGGCCTAGGCAAGGCGCTACCGCGCGGCGAAGGGTTACTCGTTCCGTTTTTCATTGACGCGTATGTCGGTGAACGACTCCAGTGGACCGGTAACAAGGACACCATGATGGAACGACTCGATACAGAGTTTCAGCGTTTGGCTGACGGTGCGAGGGTACCCGAGACGTTCTAAAATCGCGGCCACCACATTAAGTTGATGTCGCCCTATTGAGCGCCGCCAGTAGCACGCTGCGATCGGGCGCCGTCGCGGATGGCGCTCTCCGAAACCGTCTGCCGGCTGGCGGTACGGATGAAATCGCCCTTGACGACCGCGTGTGTGCGGCGTATCGTAAATCGTCGATCGACGATATTGCGTTTCGTTTTCGCAGGTGTTGGTGCGGCCGAGGCCCTTGTGGCGGTCGGATCGATCCCCTCCAGTGGCAGAAATGCAAACGTCCCGCCGACGAGCTTCCCGTTCCGTATCCCTCCCGTGTCTAGGTCAACTGTCCCATGAGTGAGAACAGCAAAACAACGTCCGTGCAAGATCAATATGCAGCCGTCGCGCGGAGCGGGCTGACGAACGATTCGGCAGCGGTCCGGTCCATTGCGTCGGCATTCGGCTATTCGATGGAGGATCTCCAGTCGTTGCCAACCCAGGCCAATATGGGCGTTTCCTGCGGTAATCCGCTGGCCATGGCGGGACTGCGAGAAGGCGACGTCGTCGTTGACTTAGGTTGCGGCGGCGGCATGGACGTATTTTTGGCTGCCAGGAAGGTCGGAGATACCGGCAAGGCGATCGGCATTGACATGACGCCCGATATGCTGGACCGGGCGCGAGCAGGTGCCCAGAAGTGCGGGCTGCAAAACGTCGAGTTCTATCAGTCCAACATTGAGAAACTTCCGCTGCCGGATGATTCCGTCGATTGTGTCGTCAGTAATTGTGTCATTAATTTAGTGGATGATAAACCAGCTGTATTCCGCGAGATTCTGCGTGTATTGAAGCCAGGCGGCCGCGTCGCGATCAGTGACATCGCACTCAAACAGGAATTGCCCGAGGCGATCAAGTCGAGCGTCGAAGCTTATGTGGGTTGCATTTCAGGTGCGATCATGATCGATGAGTACCGACAGGCTCTGATGGATGCGGGATTCGACGCGGTCACGGTCACTGATACCGGGGCCGACCTGAATGTTTACGCCGAGGCCAGCGCCAGCCAGTGCTGTGGGGCAGCGGAATCCTGTGGCGATGACGCATCACTGCACGACGGACTGGCGGAGGTATTCGGTTCGTTTGACGTCAACTCATACGCGGCGAGTGTGCGCGTCCACGCGATTTCCCCGGGCGGTACCGCTGAGCCAGGCAGCGCGGTCCCACGGGACAACGCGGTCAGCCAGGCCGATGCGGTCACAGCAACAGGGCACTCGGTGGTGCAGGTCTTCGACAAAGCGATGTGTTGCTCGACGGGCGTTTGCGGTCCCCAGGTCGATCCGGTGCTACCAAAATTCGCCGCAGATTTGGAATGGCTGAAGTCTCAGGGGCACAGTGTGAAACGATTCAATCTGTCGCAAGATCCTGCGGAGTACGCTCAGCACGACGTTGTCAAACAGATGCTTGCCGATGACGGAGTTGAATGCTTGCCGCTGATAATCGTCGATGGACGCGTCGTCAGCCGCAGTGAGTACCCCACACGTGAGAATCTTGCGATGTGGACGGGGACGAAGCTAAAACCACAGCTTGGCCTACCAGTCACTGAGCCTGGTGGATGCTGCAGCGGCGAATCCGGTTGTTGCTGAGGACCGCCCTGTTTCGCTTCCGAGAACCGCATTGATGTGGAGAAACTCGAAAAGCGTTTCGTCGATGCAAGCTGGTCGAAATCGCTATGGTTTGAGCCACACGACTGGCTTGCGTCGCTTGGGAAAGAGTTCTTTACACAGCCCGCACTGTGTGCCATTGCAGCCGCGGGCGGTGCAGTGCTCACGGCCATAAAAGATGATTTGGAGATGCAGTCGATTCCAGGTGGCTTCGGGGAATAGTTTTTTTAAATCCCGTTCCGTTTGGACCACGCTTTTTCCTGTAGTGAGGCCCCATCGCTGAGCCAAGCGGTGGATGTGGGTATCGACCGGAAATGCCGGCACACCGAACGCTTGCGACATCACGACGCTCGCAGTTTTATGTCCCACACCAGGTAACTTTTCGAGTTCCTCGAAAGATTGGGGGACTTGGCTGTCGTGCTGCGTGACCAGAATTTCCGATAGTCCCGCGAGTGATTTTGCTTTTTGCTTGGAGAGACCAAGGGGGCGAATGATGTCGAGAATCGCCGGTTCACCGAGCTTCCGCATCTGGTCGGGAGTTCCAGCGACCTGGAACAGGGCCGGGGTGATCTCGTTGACCTTCTTGTCCGTGCACTGGGCGCTGAGGAGCACCGCGACGAGCAAGGTAAATTCGTCCTGATGTACCAGCGGGATGGGCGGGTCGGGATAGTACTCGTCCAATCGCTGCATCAACAACACAGCTCGCTCCGATTTACGCACGGCAAAACTCTAGATTTGGTAGTTCAGTTCCGGTGCCAGCGCATCCTTTGCACCCTCACTGCCCCGCACTCGCAGTTGTGGAGTTTCCACCAGCACGGTGGTGCCGGGGGAGACGCTTCGTGTCAGCCACACACTCGAACCGATGACACTGTCGTGTCCAATCACGGTGCGGCCGCCGAGGATCGTGGCATTGGCATACACCACCACATTGTCTTCGATGGTGGGATGTCGCTTTTGGCCGCGAATCAGTTGGCCGTCGCCATCGGTGGGGAAGCTTACTGCACCGAGTGTCACGCCTTGATACAACTTGACGTGCTCGCCGATCTCGCAGGTCTCACCGATGACCACCCCGGTGCCGTGATCAATGAAGAAATAGTCTCCAATCGTTGCGCCGGGGTGGATGTCGATCCCTGTCTGTTGGTGTGCCCATTCCGTCATCATCCGCGGAATGAAAGGGACTTCAAGTTGTGTTAATTCATGGGCGATGCGGTAGACCGTGATGGCTTCGAAACCGGGATAGCAGAACACGATTTCGTCCGTCGTTTGGCATGCGGGGTCGCCTGCAAACGCAGCCTCTACATCGGTGGCAAGGGTTGCGCGGAGTTTCGTGATGCGTTTGAGTAGCTCGATCGTCATCGCTTGCCCCTTGGCTTCGAAATCGATCTCCTCGATGCAATCGTTGTGCTGCTCTTTGACGCGTTTCTCGTGTCGCAGCGCCCGGCCAATCTGCACGGTAAGTTGATCGTGCAGGGAATCGATCAATCCGCCGACGTGGTAGCGAATATTGCCGGCGTGGAGGTTCGTGTTGCGACGGTAGCCAGGATAAAGAATATCCTTCAGGTCGAGCAGGATCCGAACGACCGCCTCGTAGCTAGGTAGAGGGCAGTGACCGAGGTGATTGATCGCATCGTCGGCCGTATAGGTCGCAACGATTTGTTCGGTCAATTCGGGCAGAGATTCTTTCAGCCGAAAATCGGATGCCATGACAAACCTACCTACACCTTGCGACAAATGAAGGAGACAAACTTCATAGGAAGGGACCCTTGTCCCGTCCGAGACCATTAATGTGCCCGAGCCCCGTTTCTCGTCCGAGCCCCTTGTCTCGTCAGGGACATCGGTCCCGACCGAGCTCGATACGCTCACTCGGGACACCGGCCTCACGCTACACAGCTCGCGGCGTTTGGCTGATCGGTTGCCTTGATCCTAAGCCAGACCCCACTGTCTCGAATAGGCCCGCACGCCGGGAGGCGTTACCGACGATTCAGGGGCCGATCGATGGCGGATTGGCCATCAGGAAATCACGTGGGCCACGGTGCGTGTAGTACGGATATGCCACTTGTGCCGAAGGTGGTCCGGGCGTGAACGGTTGTGCTGCGGCCGCACTTCCGGCGTGGTGTCCCAGAAAACCTGGATTCAGATGCGAACTGTAGTCCAGTCCACCTTGCTGCCAACCGAGTGGTCCGGCGGTACAGCCGAGCCGGCCACCGGGACAGTTCGGGCATCCGCCGTTCCCGCAGGTATTGCAGCCCGCGTTGCACCCATTGTTGCATTCGCCGTTGCAGGCGGATTGATTGCCGGTGTAGCAACCAGCAACTTTGCCGTACGCTTTACCGAATAGGCCGCTGTTGTTGCCGCAGGAGTTGCAGCCAGCGTCCCCGCACTGGCCGGTACTGCACTGTCCTCCACAAGCCATTCCGCCTTGTGTGCCACAGGTTTGGCAGCCACCACGGGTGTTGTGATGCAGGCATCCCGTGCTGAGGACCATCAGGCCCGTTAACGATCCGATCAATAGCCAACGATTCATGCTCGAATCCTTCTCCGGCGCGGTGCAGTTTGTGAAAATGACAGTCTTTGTCACTTTTGATTTCGGCGAATGACCCCACCGTGATGCAGATAATCGGCCCAAGCAGACCAGGAAGCAGGAAACCCCGCCTGCATAGGTTGCCCATCTCTCCACGTCGGGCTGTTTTAAGGCAGATTCGATATCGATCGCGACAAGGCGACCTTGAGTATCGCGTGGGTATCGAAGCAGAAATTGTGCTGAGAATGCGATCTCTGCAATCACCACGGGGAGTGGCGGTGTGCCAGACGGCTGAGCCCAGCTATCGTGAAAAAGTGGTTCATCTGGCAACAGCATCGTCCATGGTGACGGGAGGTTTTCGCCGAATGAGCCAAAAAATGCGAATTGCTTGTCCGACTCGGCTAAGATAAGACGCTGGTTTTCTCGCAAAATCTCCCCCAGAGTTCCCGATGAGTGACGCAGACGTTCGCAGTATCGAATCACTCGACGAGTTACGGCAGGCGGTCGACCGGTTAGGCGAGCGATTGCTGCGACAAGGCCACCAGGTGCGGGCTGTTGTGGGCAGGGCCGAACAACACTTCGCGCGAGACTATCCGGTATATTGGCAATCGCAGTTGCGGCGAGCCGAGCAGCGGCTCAGCGAAGCTCGAGATCGTCTCAGTCGCAAACAATCAACGGCCGGTAGTGGCTCATCGGCGCCCGCCACCGACGAGCGAAAAGAGGTTGCCCGGTGGAAGGCTCGCAAGAACTTATGTCGGGAGCGGATCGAGCGTGCACGCACCGTGGCAGTGGAGATGGAACAAAATTGTGAAAAGATGAAGGGCCCGGTTGCGGACCTCATTGAACTGGCCGAAGTCAGTCTGCCTAACGCGTCTGTACGCCTCGCCACGCTCATCGCACGGTTGCAGGCGTACCAAAACAACCTCCCGCCGACTTAGTTGCAAGCTTCTAGCTTCGAATTTCTCCTTGTCTCCTGGTTGCTCGCCGTACCGTGCCTCGTAATTACCAGACCCTTGCCGACTACGCCGCGATCGGAATCGCCCCGCTGTTGATTTGGTGGATGCTCAACAGCCTAGCCAACTTCCTGATGATCGTCCTGTACCACGGCAACTACTCCTGGCATGTTTCGTGGATACTGATGTGTTACACGATGGGGGCAACGGCGTTGGCTCGGCTGACGATTGAAGAGAGTCGTGAACGCGCGTCGATATATGCGGTCGTGCTCGGCGCAGCAACGTTTTATGTGTTGATTCGCTATGTCCAGGACCCGGTTTTTTTACTCGCGGTTATCTTGACGATAGGGTACTTGGCCGACCGCATCGTTCATGACTGCACAATCATTGACGATGGCGTCGACAGTAGCGGCCAGGGGCTAGTCGACAGTGCTCGCAAGTGGTTTCAAAGCCGAAGCCCGCACATGAGTACGACGGATGCTTCTGCGTCGGGATGGCAACCACGCAAGCCGAGGAAGACGGCGGGACATCAGCCCGGACGAACGGTGCTCTATTTGGCGGTGGGGGCGTTACCTCTGTTTGGCATTGGCCAGTTTTTCTTGGACAATTTCCCTGGATCATGGGAGCGTGCGAAATGGATGTTGACCCTGTACCTATTTACAAGTCTCTCATTGTTGGTCGTGACGTCGTTCCTCAACCTGAGACGGTATCTGCGGCAACGCAGTACCGAGATGTCGTTGCAGGTCACTGTGGCGTGGTTGGCGGGCGGTGTCGGCATGATCCTGCTGATATTGCTTGTTGCGTACATCGCTCCCATGCCGGGGCAAACGCTCGTTGCATGGCGGATGCCGGACTTCCTGTCCGACGCAAATCTAACGAAGGCCACTCGCTGGGGATTCGGAGAGGACGGTGCAGACCTCGCAGACGAGAATGCGCCGGCCACCGGCGATCCTCGTGCGGGGGTTCAAAAGCCTGATGGCGCGCCACAGATTGACAGCAAAGATCAGGCCGATGCAGAGCCCGGTGGCGAGACCGGAAACCGCAAAGACGGCCCCGCAGGCAAAGAAAAAGGTGGCAACAAACCTGCGCAAGATTCACAAACGCCTGACAAGTCGGGGAAATCGGAGGCAGCGGAGAAGTCGAGTGATGCCGGTGAGTCAACGCCATCTCAGCAGCCCGAAAGTCCAGACAAATCGAGCGATCCCAGTCAATCAGACCGCCATCAAACGTCGGACGATCCTGGCCAAAAGCAGTCCGATCCTGCGCAACCGCCGTCATCCAACCAGGACGAATCGCCGCCTAGCAACGAACCTACCACCGAAACCAAATCCGACGAGGCGACCGCTGACCAGGTGAAGTCGCCGCCGGCGGAAGCCGACGATTCCAACCCGGCCAACTCAGCACCGCCACCCAAACCGACAGCCAACCTCGGTGGTGCCCTCTCAGGGTTGCTGAAATTTGTATTGTTCTTCACGCTTCTACTCGTAATCGCGGTC includes:
- a CDS encoding DUF4129 domain-containing protein; protein product: MPRNYQTLADYAAIGIAPLLIWWMLNSLANFLMIVLYHGNYSWHVSWILMCYTMGATALARLTIEESRERASIYAVVLGAATFYVLIRYVQDPVFLLAVILTIGYLADRIVHDCTIIDDGVDSSGQGLVDSARKWFQSRSPHMSTTDASASGWQPRKPRKTAGHQPGRTVLYLAVGALPLFGIGQFFLDNFPGSWERAKWMLTLYLFTSLSLLVVTSFLNLRRYLRQRSTEMSLQVTVAWLAGGVGMILLILLVAYIAPMPGQTLVAWRMPDFLSDANLTKATRWGFGEDGADLADENAPATGDPRAGVQKPDGAPQIDSKDQADAEPGGETGNRKDGPAGKEKGGNKPAQDSQTPDKSGKSEAAEKSSDAGESTPSQQPESPDKSSDPSQSDRHQTSDDPGQKQSDPAQPPSSNQDESPPSNEPTTETKSDEATADQVKSPPAEADDSNPANSAPPPKPTANLGGALSGLLKFVLFFTLLLVIAVYVYRYRDAWLAWLHAWLNGRDNIDPATPRRRKQRAEGPPARPFSSFANPVGTAEAGQVVVVTFQALEAWGREQGVQRGDDETPSEYVRRLVGKFPSMKQPAWRVVDAYNRVVYGRTAANRNDVTAASSVWQIMRPQL
- the arsD gene encoding arsenite efflux transporter metallochaperone ArsD, producing the protein MSENSKTTSVQDQYAAVARSGLTNDSAAVRSIASAFGYSMEDLQSLPTQANMGVSCGNPLAMAGLREGDVVVDLGCGGGMDVFLAARKVGDTGKAIGIDMTPDMLDRARAGAQKCGLQNVEFYQSNIEKLPLPDDSVDCVVSNCVINLVDDKPAVFREILRVLKPGGRVAISDIALKQELPEAIKSSVEAYVGCISGAIMIDEYRQALMDAGFDAVTVTDTGADLNVYAEASASQCCGAAESCGDDASLHDGLAEVFGSFDVNSYAASVRVHAISPGGTAEPGSAVPRDNAVSQADAVTATGHSVVQVFDKAMCCSTGVCGPQVDPVLPKFAADLEWLKSQGHSVKRFNLSQDPAEYAQHDVVKQMLADDGVECLPLIIVDGRVVSRSEYPTRENLAMWTGTKLKPQLGLPVTEPGGCCSGESGCC
- a CDS encoding lysophospholipid acyltransferase family protein — encoded protein: MDDLRRADHDSAAEADADADVSSVDPAILAGIVAKGPQPVLRYLFFLIVVRPVMLVIMGMNVRGQERLAERGPMLVVANHNSHLDTFALMTLFPMNELHRVRPVAAADYFLRTRWFAWFSIRVLGIIPIDRDVRRGRGHPLDPISEQLNQGAIVLLFPEGTRGEPEQREPFQRGIAHLARRHPDVPIVPVFMYGLGKALPRGEGLLVPFFIDAYVGERLQWTGNKDTMMERLDTEFQRLADGARVPETF
- a CDS encoding serine O-acetyltransferase; its protein translation is MASDFRLKESLPELTEQIVATYTADDAINHLGHCPLPSYEAVVRILLDLKDILYPGYRRNTNLHAGNIRYHVGGLIDSLHDQLTVQIGRALRHEKRVKEQHNDCIEEIDFEAKGQAMTIELLKRITKLRATLATDVEAAFAGDPACQTTDEIVFCYPGFEAITVYRIAHELTQLEVPFIPRMMTEWAHQQTGIDIHPGATIGDYFFIDHGTGVVIGETCEIGEHVKLYQGVTLGAVSFPTDGDGQLIRGQKRHPTIEDNVVVYANATILGGRTVIGHDSVIGSSVWLTRSVSPGTTVLVETPQLRVRGSEGAKDALAPELNYQI
- the nth gene encoding endonuclease III, with product MRKSERAVLLMQRLDEYYPDPPIPLVHQDEFTLLVAVLLSAQCTDKKVNEITPALFQVAGTPDQMRKLGEPAILDIIRPLGLSKQKAKSLAGLSEILVTQHDSQVPQSFEELEKLPGVGHKTASVVMSQAFGVPAFPVDTHIHRLAQRWGLTTGKSVVQTERDLKKLFPEATWNRLHLQIIFYGREHCTARGCNGTQCGLCKELFPKRRKPVVWLKP
- a CDS encoding phosphatidate cytidylyltransferase, translated to MSLAAMIPADPEGWFAHLTMEVRAVLLAVFLLLALSSIVSIGLVWSRPQHDYRELRSRVRTWWVIAGLVAGAMLLSPLAAIWFFAFVSFLALKEYLSLIPSRRADRRVLFWAYVSIPIQYGWISGQWYGMFIVFVPIYLFMWLPTRMVMIGEMPGFLRAVGTLQWGVMGTVFFLSHAAFLLVMPVGEHPRVAPVWPSTHTAISAGPGLLLLLLILTQCNEVGQFLVGKSIGQRKIAPAVCPTTTWAGFVGGLLITVLISAALGPWMTMLDLERSLIAGLVVAIAGLFGNLNVSALERDLGVKEAGSMLPGHGGVLDRIDSLIFTAPVFFHFVWYCYG